The Acidovorax sp. RAC01 genomic sequence CCGCGCCCGCGCCGCGCAAACCCGACCCCGCATGGATCGAGGTGCCGCTCATGGTGCTCTCCTGGTTCCTGCCGGGTGGTGCGGTGGTGGTGGGCGTGCTGGGGCAGTTCATGCTGGCCCTGGTGCTGCTGGCCATCGCATCGGGTGTTTGGCTGCGTCTGTGGCGCAGCCGCAAGAGGCGGCGCACGGCCAGCCGCCCCCCACTTTGACACCCCTGCGCTGCTGACCCATGACCCCCATCAATCTGCTTGCCATTGCCGACCAGCTTCCCCGCGCCTGGAGTTCCACCATCGTGGGCCAGGCCGCTGGCGCCAACGTCAAGGTGCTGCGGATGGATGGGGCGGCCTATCCCGACGAGTCGCACGACTTTGACGAAGCGCTGCTGGTGCTGGACGGCTGCATGCGCCTCGCCCTGCAAGGCCAGATCACCGAGGTGCAGGCCGGCGAGGTGTTCATCGTGCCGGCAGGCGTGCCCCATGCCGTGGCGCCCGGCAGCGACGGCACGCTGGTCATCATCGACCGTTAAAGATCCCCCCATTCCTTTTCGCGAGAAGCATTTCATGGTCACCAAAAAACCCAAGGGCCTCGGCCGCGGCCTCGAAGCATTGCTGGGCCCCAAGGTGGAAGACAAAGTGGAGCAGGCGCAGGCGGCCGATATAGGCCTGCCCAGCACGCTGCCCCTGAGCGAGCTGGTGCCCGGCATGTACCAGCCGCGCACCCGCATGGACGAAGGCGCGCTGTACGAGCTGGCCGAGTCCATCAAGGCCCAGGGCATCATGCAGCCGATTCTGGTGCGGCGCCTGGCCGAGGGCGAGAATGCGGGCAAGTACGAAATCATCGCGGGCGAGCGGCGTTTTCGCGCATCGCGCCTGGCGGGCCTGGCCGAGGTGCCGGTGCTGGTGCGTGATGTGCCCAACGAAGCCGCCGCCGCCATGGCGCTCATCGAGAACATCCAGCGTGAAGACCTGAACCCGCTGGAAGAGGCCCAGGGCCTGCAGCGCCTGGTGCGCGAGTTTGGCCTCACGCACGAGCAGGCCGCCCAGGCGGTGGGCCGCTCGCGCAGCGCGGCCAGCAACCTGCTGCGCCTGTTGAACCTGGCCGAACCGGTGCAGACCATGCTGATGGCCGGCGACATCGACATGGGCCACGCGCGCGCGCTCCTGTCGCTTGACCGCGCCGCGCAGATCACGGCGGGCAACCAGATTGCGGCCAGGAAGATGTCGGTGCGCGAGGCCGAGGCGCTGGTCAAGAAGATCGGCGCCGAGTTCAGCCTGGTGCCGCAAAAGCCCCAGAAGGAAAAGTCGCGCGACCTCAAGCGGGTGGAAGAAGAGCTGTCGGACCTGCTGATGGCCGAGGTCGAAGTGCGCGTGAAAAAGCGCGTCAAGCGCCACGGCCGGGTGGAAGACATGGGCGAGCTGGCGATCCAGTTTGGCTCGCTCGAAGCGCTCAACGGGCTGATCGACCGGCTGCGGCGCTGAGGACCCTATATGGGCGCCTCCCTGATTGCAAGAACTTGTGTGTGTGAAGATTCAGGAGGCATGGCTGCAGTCTTATATCCGGCACTGTTGTGCAAGCTGATATGCCTGCTGGCCCTGATGGTTCTCGCTGACGAGGTTCCCATCTGCACTCGCCTGAGCTGCTCGTCCAAGCTGTCCATAAGCATTGCTGGCAGCCGCGTCCTCGCGTCGCGCATAACGTCGGGCAACGCCTTGAGCAACGCGATGTGACCTTCCGGAAGCACGACGCCAAACTCGTAGAGTAGCCCACGCAGTTCGTTGGTTTGCATGATGCGGGTCTTCATGAGCTGCGCGCGCAGTCGGTGCAGCGACAGCACGACCTGCTGGGCCTCAGTCTTCACAGGAACGAAGCGAATTCCCGGTTGTTGGCATGCCGTCCAGATTGACCTGCCCCCTGCAGCCGTACCAATCAAAAGTGGAAGTCCGGGTTCAAGGTTAATCGATTTGTTTTTGAGTTGAAGGGTGTTGAGCTGCATCGCCACCGCCATCCTGGCCTGATGCAAGGTTTGGAACCAGCACTCGTTGAGATGCTCATCGCGGAACTTGCCATTGAAGCTCTCGATGTAGCCGTTCTGCATCGGGCGCCCCGGCTGGATCAGGATGTGGCGAATTCCATGCGCTTGCGCCCAGGCCATGAATGCCCTGCTTGTGAACTCCGGGCCGTTGTCGGTTCGCACCGCCTGAGGATACCCACGGAACAGCGCTGCCCGGTCCAGAACGCGGGTGACGTACTGGCCCGAGATGCCGAAGTCCACCACGATGTCCACACTCTCGTGGCTGAAGTCGTCAGCGACCGTGAGGTACTTCAGGCGCCGCCCACCCGAGAGGCTGTCGCTCACGAAATCCATGCTCCACACCTCGTTGACCGTGCGTGCCAGCTGCAGCGGCACACGCTCATTGATAGGCCGCTTGCTCTTCTTGCGCCGGCGTACAGCCAGATTGGCTTGCCGGTAAAGGCGGTACACCCGCTTGTGGTTGACGCCGGGAAACTGCGGGCGCAGCAGATCGTGGATTCGCCGATAGCCAAAGCGCCGACGCACATGCGCGATCTCCACGATCTTCTCGTGCAGATCCAGCGTGGCCTGGTCGGCCGTTGGTGGATGTCGGTAGCTGTCGCGGGAGAGCCCCACAAGACGGCACGCGCGGCGTTCAGACAAATGGTGCTCGCTGACCATGATCCGGATCGCCTCGCGCCTGGCCTGTGGGGCTAGCGCTTTACCCCAAGAACGCTCTTGAGCGCGTGCATGTCGAGGTGGGCCTCGGCCAGCAGCCGCTTGAGTTTGGCGTTCTCGGATTCGAGCTCACGCAGGCGCTGGGCCTCCGAGACCTGCATACCGCCGAACTTGGCGCGCCACTTATAGAACGTCGCATCGCTGAAGCCGCCGTTGCGGCACAGCTCCTTGATCGGCATGCCTGCTTCGGCCTGCCTAAGGAACCCGATGATCTGTTCCTCGCTGAATCTGCTCTTCTTCATGTCCGTCATTCTCCTGGTGGTTGACGGACTTCACTAACTTCAGACTGGTACGGCTGGAAGGGGGCAGGTCAGAACGAAGCGAATTCCCGGTTGTTGGCATGCCGTCCAGATCGCTTGCGCATCGGCTGCATCGGTCTTGTTGCGCCGCACAAAAGGGCGCACCTTGCGCGGTGAGATAAGTCGTACCTCGTGGCCCAATTGCATCAACGCCCGACCCCAGTCGTGTGCGCCACTACAAGCTTCCATGACGATGAGTGCCGCACTGCGATTGGCAAACCACTCCAGCATCTTTGCGCGTTTCAACTGCAAGCGCTCGATGCAACCCGTATCCATCTCGACCTAGGGTCCCTCTGCACAAATCCCTGCGCTGTGTGCCTGGACATGGCTGAAGCCCAGACAATAAGGCCATGAAGCAAAGCAGCCTGGGACTGAGCAACACCACCAAGCGCACGCGCAAGCGTGAATTCCTTGACTCCATGGAACTGGTGGTGCCCTGGGCTGAACTGGTCTCGCTGATAGAGCCCTACGCACCCGAGTGCGGACGCCGGGGCCAGCAGCCTTTTTCGGTGCAGATCCTGCTGCGCATCCATTTCATGCAGCAGTGGTTCAAGCTCAGCGACCCAGCCATGGAAGAAGCACTGCACGACGTGCCTGCCTTTCGGGACTTTGCCGGCCTGTCTCACTGGGATGAACACATCCCCAGTGAATCGAGCATCTTGCGTTTCAGGCATCTGCTGGAGCGCCACAAGCTGGCCGAACAAATACTCGCTACCGTCAATGCGCTGCTGCAGGCCAAAGGGCTGCAACTCAAAGCGGGCACGGTGGTGGATGCCACGCTCATTGCCGCACCCAGCTCCACCAAGAATCAAAAGGGCGAGCGCGACCCCGAGATGCACCAAAGCAAGAAGGGCAACCAGTGGTACTTCGGCATGAAGGCCCACATTGGCGTAGATGCGGACTCAGGCCTGGTGCACAGCGTTCGAGGCACCAGCGGCAATGTGAACGACGTGGTTGAAGCAAACAGTCTGCTGCATGGGCAAGAAACTGATGCCTTTGGTGACGCGGGCTACCAAGGGGTGGACAGGCGGCCCGATGCCAACAAGAACGTGCGATGGCATGTGGCCATGCGCCCTGGGTTGCGCCGGGCTCTGGACAAGGGCAACCCTGTGGGGGTGCTGATCGATCAACTTGAACGCACCAAGGCCAGCATCCGGGCCAGGGTGGAGCACCCGTTCCGAGTGATCAAGCAGCAGTTTGGATATGTGAAGGTGCGCTACCGTGGGCTCAAGAAGAACACGGCGCAGATCGTCACGCTATTTGCGCTGTCAAATCTGTGGATGGCAAGGCACAAACTGCTGGCCTGTCGGGGACAGGTGCGTCTGCAAGGGGCTTAATGCCCCGCGACGCCGGGCAATTGCCCTCGCGCAGCGCCTGCTGGGCGTGCCCAACTCTCGAAAGCAGGTGCTGTTTTAGTGCGGCCTCGCTATGGCACAGCCAGAACCGATTGGTGAAGAGGTTCCCTAGTGCAACTGAAACACCTTCTTGGCAATGTCGACGGCAATGACTGTGCGTTCCATGGTGGTCTCCATTTCGAGTTGACGATGAGGCCGTCCGTCTGGCACTACGCAGGGCGCTGTGCAAGTGGC encodes the following:
- a CDS encoding cupin domain-containing protein, producing the protein MTPINLLAIADQLPRAWSSTIVGQAAGANVKVLRMDGAAYPDESHDFDEALLVLDGCMRLALQGQITEVQAGEVFIVPAGVPHAVAPGSDGTLVIIDR
- a CDS encoding ParB/RepB/Spo0J family partition protein is translated as MVTKKPKGLGRGLEALLGPKVEDKVEQAQAADIGLPSTLPLSELVPGMYQPRTRMDEGALYELAESIKAQGIMQPILVRRLAEGENAGKYEIIAGERRFRASRLAGLAEVPVLVRDVPNEAAAAMALIENIQREDLNPLEEAQGLQRLVREFGLTHEQAAQAVGRSRSAASNLLRLLNLAEPVQTMLMAGDIDMGHARALLSLDRAAQITAGNQIAARKMSVREAEALVKKIGAEFSLVPQKPQKEKSRDLKRVEEELSDLLMAEVEVRVKKRVKRHGRVEDMGELAIQFGSLEALNGLIDRLRR
- a CDS encoding IS5 family transposase, whose protein sequence is MKQSSLGLSNTTKRTRKREFLDSMELVVPWAELVSLIEPYAPECGRRGQQPFSVQILLRIHFMQQWFKLSDPAMEEALHDVPAFRDFAGLSHWDEHIPSESSILRFRHLLERHKLAEQILATVNALLQAKGLQLKAGTVVDATLIAAPSSTKNQKGERDPEMHQSKKGNQWYFGMKAHIGVDADSGLVHSVRGTSGNVNDVVEANSLLHGQETDAFGDAGYQGVDRRPDANKNVRWHVAMRPGLRRALDKGNPVGVLIDQLERTKASIRARVEHPFRVIKQQFGYVKVRYRGLKKNTAQIVTLFALSNLWMARHKLLACRGQVRLQGA